The following coding sequences lie in one Leptospira selangorensis genomic window:
- a CDS encoding PLU-1-like domain protein yields the protein MNLPELDPYFQSLTDITDTISILNSPYESEFDSDISKMENFLNEIQSTDWLATEKEYFNLFTSHFSFHIKIVEEIVREAREILDPERRIHVKRLVGYCKTTEEWLADLQKRRRATETLATA from the coding sequence GTGAACTTACCAGAACTAGACCCTTATTTCCAAAGTCTTACGGATATCACGGATACGATTTCGATCTTAAACTCACCTTACGAGTCCGAATTCGATTCAGATATTTCTAAGATGGAGAACTTCTTGAATGAGATCCAATCTACAGATTGGCTCGCTACAGAAAAAGAATACTTTAACTTATTCACCAGCCACTTTTCCTTTCATATCAAAATAGTAGAAGAGATCGTCCGCGAAGCTAGAGAGATCTTGGATCCTGAGCGTCGTATACATGTAAAACGTTTGGTAGGATATTGCAAAACAACCGAAGAATGGTTGGCAGATCTTCAAAAACGTCGTAGAGCTACCGAAACTCTAGCAACTGCTTGA
- a CDS encoding AAA family ATPase: MESTAKDRENIPLSESDIYFAKDTLDRIRQELTGEITGQEAVVKNLLISLACQGHVLLEGMPGLAKTLLAKSLSSALDLDFKRVQFTPDLLPADLIGTVVFNPKNGEFTTRKGPIFTGVLLADEINRAPAKVQSALLECMEERTVTIGENTFPLERPFLVLATENPIDQDGTYPLPEAQMDRFFMKVLVDYPDMDEELAILEQHGKLAAGPKRIKKTATAKDVLKISSLVDRVHVEPKLKSYIVRLVRNTRPEEKTVPDLLPYVKHGASPRASLSLLKASKAKALWEGRDYVAPEDVKAVLPEILRHRILLTFEAISEDVGIESVVRIVSDATQVL; the protein is encoded by the coding sequence ATGGAATCCACCGCCAAAGATCGAGAGAATATCCCTTTATCCGAATCAGATATCTATTTTGCAAAAGATACATTAGATAGGATCCGCCAAGAACTGACTGGAGAAATTACAGGCCAAGAAGCAGTAGTTAAAAATCTGCTTATTTCTTTGGCCTGTCAAGGTCACGTTTTGTTGGAAGGAATGCCTGGACTTGCAAAAACACTTCTGGCAAAATCTTTATCTTCCGCATTAGACCTGGATTTTAAAAGAGTACAATTCACACCCGATCTTCTTCCCGCAGACTTGATCGGAACAGTTGTATTCAATCCTAAGAATGGAGAATTCACCACACGTAAAGGTCCCATCTTTACCGGAGTATTGCTTGCAGACGAGATCAACAGAGCTCCGGCAAAAGTGCAATCGGCTCTTTTGGAGTGTATGGAAGAAAGAACAGTCACCATTGGAGAGAATACTTTTCCTTTAGAGAGACCTTTTTTGGTACTGGCTACCGAGAACCCGATAGATCAAGACGGGACTTATCCATTGCCGGAAGCACAGATGGATCGTTTTTTTATGAAGGTTCTCGTGGATTATCCTGATATGGATGAGGAACTCGCGATCCTTGAACAACATGGTAAACTTGCAGCAGGTCCAAAACGTATTAAAAAAACTGCAACTGCTAAGGATGTCCTAAAGATATCTTCGCTTGTGGATAGGGTTCATGTGGAACCTAAATTAAAAAGTTATATAGTTCGTTTAGTGCGAAATACTCGTCCGGAAGAAAAGACTGTGCCGGATCTTCTACCTTATGTAAAACATGGCGCTTCTCCTAGGGCGAGTTTAAGTTTGCTAAAAGCATCCAAAGCAAAAGCTTTATGGGAAGGAAGGGACTATGTTGCTCCGGAGGATGTGAAGGCGGTCCTTCCTGAGATACTTCGCCATAGAATTTTACTTACTTTCGAAGCAATTTCCGAGGACGTAGGGATCGAGTCAGTGGTCAGAATCGTTTCAGACGCGACCCAGGTGCTCTGA
- a CDS encoding SDR family oxidoreductase, translating to MRTDLWKGKTIVITGGSSGIGEALLESLSRIQCKIINLSRSEPELVRKISKKKEKRAAEIFHIQADLSSEKEINKAVAKVAKLADGIDVLFNNAGITAHSRFDQTQIEAFRKAFDVNFFGPVFLMMRLLPFLKKNKGVVMVTSTVSGLYGVPARSAYSSSKSALHAVMESARIELSEEGLRFIIFCPPYTKTKLRANGIDGDGQILGESHYSGKSKTPEEVAEKMIRSIEDPNSRLVVMDKSGFFMKWMRNISPSFLENVLYKKLYKDFH from the coding sequence ATGCGGACTGATCTTTGGAAAGGCAAAACAATCGTGATTACCGGAGGCTCTTCCGGAATAGGAGAAGCTTTATTAGAAAGTTTATCCCGGATCCAATGTAAGATTATCAATCTTTCCAGATCAGAGCCGGAGCTTGTTCGTAAAATTTCTAAGAAAAAAGAAAAACGTGCTGCGGAAATTTTCCATATTCAGGCGGATCTTTCTTCGGAAAAAGAGATCAACAAAGCAGTCGCTAAAGTGGCGAAACTTGCTGATGGGATCGATGTTCTTTTTAATAACGCAGGTATAACCGCTCATTCTAGATTCGATCAAACTCAAATAGAAGCATTCCGAAAGGCGTTTGACGTGAACTTTTTTGGTCCTGTTTTTCTTATGATGAGACTTCTTCCTTTTTTGAAAAAGAATAAGGGAGTGGTTATGGTAACGTCCACGGTTAGCGGTTTGTACGGAGTTCCTGCAAGAAGCGCTTATTCTTCTTCCAAATCTGCGTTACACGCTGTTATGGAATCTGCACGTATCGAGCTCTCCGAAGAAGGTCTTAGATTTATTATATTCTGTCCTCCTTATACCAAAACAAAACTAAGAGCGAATGGTATAGATGGAGACGGCCAGATATTGGGAGAATCTCATTATTCCGGCAAAAGTAAAACTCCGGAAGAAGTCGCAGAAAAAATGATCCGTTCTATCGAAGATCCAAACTCAAGACTTGTAGTTATGGATAAAAGCGGATTTTTCATGAAATGGATGAGGAATATTTCTCCTTCATTTTTGGAAAATGTATTATATAAAAAACTTTATAAGGACTTTCATTAA
- a CDS encoding LIC20036 family protein, giving the protein MEKIITNNDLKKISLGILVAAPLFFLLGYFLRGCSSVNRQAKVTYSGSFTEGTLVSLNSKNVILQDPDFSIPLETVEKIEFLEDAQSLNPNQVPLSDSEKSFVGTYKIQIGTHKGVLSIFPRKTGGIGATLRFTNWGKGSNEILTGIRVTGKSIRFVRSCAGARCSEIGSNVPFTQTYSGDLDGKKIQGAYQGTNSSGRWLAER; this is encoded by the coding sequence TTGGAAAAAATTATCACAAATAACGATCTCAAAAAAATCAGCCTAGGGATACTGGTCGCTGCTCCTCTATTCTTCCTATTAGGATATTTTCTCAGAGGGTGTAGCTCGGTAAACCGTCAGGCAAAGGTAACCTATAGTGGTTCCTTTACGGAAGGGACCTTAGTTTCCTTAAATTCTAAAAATGTAATATTGCAAGATCCCGATTTTTCTATCCCTCTGGAAACGGTGGAAAAGATAGAATTTTTGGAAGATGCTCAAAGTTTAAATCCGAACCAGGTACCTTTGAGTGATTCAGAAAAATCATTCGTAGGGACTTATAAAATACAAATCGGGACTCATAAGGGCGTGCTGAGTATCTTTCCTCGCAAAACTGGAGGAATAGGAGCCACTTTACGTTTTACGAATTGGGGGAAAGGATCGAATGAGATCCTGACCGGTATTCGAGTCACAGGTAAGTCGATTCGATTTGTAAGATCTTGTGCAGGAGCAAGATGTTCAGAGATAGGAAGTAATGTTCCTTTTACCCAAACGTATAGCGGAGACTTGGACGGTAAAAAGATCCAAGGGGCATACCAAGGCACAAATAGTTCCGGCCGTTGGCTTGCGGAACGTTAA
- a CDS encoding DUF1574 domain-containing protein: MSENELQSKEKINFFTHPFLFYPVLLFIFIFALDKIFFLDKVRDYVKVELTYIYYDVKQDLLKEMISKFGKNAEKKSDKKLVLLMGSSRMLYFKNEEIVDFYPDWEVYNLSSAVTTPAYYLYFLERLFEAGVKPDFLVLEADPFQFNANSTTFKKSNLANSFDLRFVLSNAWTLGKENVNYYLGNYFFGVSKNKPYITNVYAHLTSKKFEKADLIKKLTVDSLHKDKGNAISPAGGFMEKDFGKLEASSVRTIGWIYPKYSPSEMQFSFYEKILDRVKVEGIPTLVVRPEVSLPLENLLKELNIPAPWWERIRPINQKFGIPIIDMAEVSDYDCNTFADSGHMAVDCYRPFLRFLRMRYPGE; encoded by the coding sequence GTGTCCGAGAACGAACTTCAATCAAAAGAAAAAATTAATTTTTTCACCCATCCTTTTTTATTCTACCCCGTACTCCTTTTTATATTCATATTCGCTCTAGACAAAATTTTCTTTTTGGATAAGGTCAGAGACTACGTAAAAGTAGAATTAACCTATATCTATTACGATGTTAAACAAGATCTTCTAAAAGAGATGATCTCAAAGTTCGGTAAGAACGCAGAGAAGAAGTCCGACAAAAAATTAGTACTTCTTATGGGCTCTTCCAGGATGTTATACTTCAAAAACGAAGAGATCGTGGATTTCTATCCCGACTGGGAAGTGTATAATCTTTCTTCCGCAGTAACTACTCCTGCATATTATTTATACTTTTTAGAAAGATTATTTGAAGCTGGTGTAAAACCCGACTTTCTGGTATTGGAAGCGGATCCTTTTCAATTTAATGCAAATAGTACTACATTCAAAAAATCAAATTTAGCGAATAGTTTCGATCTTAGATTCGTTCTTTCTAATGCCTGGACTCTTGGTAAAGAGAATGTGAACTATTATCTGGGGAATTATTTTTTCGGAGTTAGTAAGAACAAACCTTATATCACTAACGTTTATGCTCACCTAACCAGTAAAAAATTCGAAAAAGCGGATCTAATCAAAAAGCTGACCGTTGATTCTCTACATAAAGATAAAGGGAATGCGATCTCTCCTGCAGGTGGTTTTATGGAGAAAGATTTCGGCAAATTAGAAGCAAGTTCCGTTCGCACAATCGGTTGGATCTATCCTAAATATTCTCCTTCCGAGATGCAATTCTCCTTTTATGAAAAGATCCTGGATAGAGTGAAAGTCGAGGGAATTCCTACCTTAGTGGTCCGCCCTGAAGTTTCTCTTCCTTTGGAAAATCTTCTCAAAGAACTGAATATCCCGGCTCCTTGGTGGGAGCGGATCCGCCCGATCAACCAAAAGTTCGGTATCCCGATCATAGATATGGCAGAAGTATCCGACTACGATTGTAATACTTTTGCGGATAGTGGTCATATGGCGGTGGACTGTTATCGCCCATTCTTACGCTTTTTAAGAATGAGATATCCCGGAGAGTAA
- a CDS encoding LIC20035 family adhesin, producing MKKIISTAVSISLLIGCSSASVVENKGKNVEFQILEPNIRIEKFKETFNIKAEGPVNLDCSGKPCTPDQASALTPDQIKKLKRNGSWKEYVEKEDLQKNKFSVLTRVGDYKDDKREGIWKTLYETGETLRETPYVAGVKEGEEKKLAKDGTQLESTVYKADKKNGPYWSKTDKGILSDEGAYADDKKVGTWKDYYNEDGAKKSVIEFKDGKKSGKETNYHKDGNTVSSEGNNSDDLKTGYWKNYYDNGTPQSEGNYAPKGTGADKKSLRIGAWKEYYKNGKVFAEGQRDHTRKGDWTFYWSTGNPAYKGTMMNEMMMSSAEVYDKDGTIVGKGKLLFDLLLMDEKTDELKAKYKPDFPFAYYKNGKKSFEIAANGTAVEYDESGAKIGQGPIMPGTNQKNDCWTTPQGKKYYVNGRENPKMGELQGCK from the coding sequence ATGAAAAAAATTATATCTACAGCGGTTTCAATTTCTCTTTTGATCGGTTGTTCTTCTGCGAGTGTCGTTGAGAACAAAGGCAAAAATGTCGAGTTCCAAATTTTAGAGCCGAATATCAGAATAGAAAAATTCAAAGAAACATTCAATATAAAGGCAGAAGGTCCGGTCAATCTGGACTGCTCCGGTAAACCTTGTACTCCGGACCAAGCCAGTGCATTAACTCCTGATCAGATCAAAAAACTAAAACGTAACGGCTCCTGGAAAGAATATGTGGAGAAGGAAGATCTTCAAAAGAATAAATTCTCCGTCCTAACCCGTGTAGGTGATTATAAAGACGATAAAAGAGAAGGTATCTGGAAAACATTATACGAAACAGGAGAAACTTTAAGAGAAACTCCTTATGTGGCAGGCGTAAAAGAAGGTGAAGAGAAAAAACTCGCAAAAGATGGGACCCAACTTGAAAGCACAGTCTACAAAGCTGACAAGAAGAATGGACCATACTGGTCTAAAACAGACAAAGGGATCTTAAGCGACGAAGGTGCATACGCTGACGATAAAAAAGTAGGGACCTGGAAAGATTATTATAACGAAGACGGAGCAAAAAAATCCGTAATCGAATTCAAAGACGGCAAAAAAAGCGGCAAAGAAACGAATTATCATAAAGACGGGAACACTGTCTCTTCCGAAGGAAACAATTCGGATGATCTAAAAACGGGTTATTGGAAAAACTATTACGACAACGGAACTCCTCAATCAGAGGGTAACTACGCTCCAAAAGGTACCGGTGCAGATAAAAAATCCCTTAGAATAGGCGCTTGGAAAGAATATTACAAAAACGGAAAGGTATTCGCGGAAGGACAAAGAGACCATACTCGTAAGGGAGATTGGACTTTCTATTGGAGTACCGGAAATCCTGCGTATAAAGGAACCATGATGAATGAGATGATGATGAGTTCTGCGGAAGTATACGACAAGGACGGAACGATCGTCGGAAAAGGAAAACTCCTTTTCGATCTTCTTCTCATGGATGAAAAAACGGACGAGCTAAAGGCGAAATACAAGCCTGATTTCCCGTTTGCATATTATAAAAACGGCAAGAAGTCTTTTGAGATCGCTGCAAACGGTACTGCGGTCGAGTATGACGAGTCCGGAGCAAAGATCGGACAAGGGCCGATTATGCCTGGGACAAACCAAAAAAACGATTGTTGGACTACGCCTCAGGGTAAAAAATATTACGTGAACGGTAGAGAAAATCCTAAAATGGGAGAGTTACAAGGCTGTAAGTGA
- a CDS encoding SRPBCC family protein yields METRSIIKEFKYDFPLEKVWSAVTVNEELIHWLADKVTGRPKLGGTFSWTWNLGPEGELTSTGIYKKIVPFQELILQWQDHPAGDIELKLEFEKDGDDATLLKLTNSGYPLGEKFDYWIEAASEGWDEESMHLLQYLRKN; encoded by the coding sequence ATGGAAACTAGAAGCATTATTAAAGAATTCAAATATGATTTTCCTTTGGAAAAAGTTTGGAGTGCAGTTACCGTTAACGAGGAATTGATCCATTGGTTGGCGGATAAGGTAACAGGGCGTCCCAAACTTGGCGGTACTTTCTCCTGGACTTGGAACTTAGGTCCGGAAGGAGAGCTTACTTCTACAGGTATTTATAAGAAGATCGTTCCTTTCCAAGAGTTAATACTCCAATGGCAAGATCATCCAGCGGGTGATATAGAGCTCAAACTAGAGTTCGAAAAAGACGGAGATGATGCTACTCTTCTGAAACTCACCAACTCGGGATATCCATTGGGAGAAAAATTCGATTATTGGATCGAAGCCGCTTCCGAAGGCTGGGATGAAGAAAGTATGCATTTGCTCCAATACCTCAGGAAAAACTAA